In one Prosthecochloris aestuarii DSM 271 genomic region, the following are encoded:
- the trpD gene encoding anthranilate phosphoribosyltransferase: MQQNALLQQLLADNDLSSAEMEACITAIMTGGFSDIAIAAILALLQKKGVKATELSGAYRAMMTHAIPIELDEHAVDTCGTGGDHAGTFNVSTVAAIIANGAGVSIAKHGNRSVTSRCGSADVLEALGYTIDLSPEATMELFSKTRFAFLFAPLYHPSMKAVAHIRRELGIRTIFNTLGPLANPACVKRQVIGVYDPSIMELYIETLMKTGCRHAMVVHGKTESGAPLDESSVCGITHISELHEGVVSYHSVIPEEFGLSRWKTADLKGGDREDNAMIIRRILDGSASQAQIDASIYAAAMACYVSGKATCIDEGLCLCKESLENGDAAKNFSRILDLNREIADKHRTAVN; this comes from the coding sequence ATGCAACAGAACGCATTACTTCAACAGCTTCTTGCAGATAACGATCTCAGCTCCGCTGAGATGGAAGCCTGCATAACCGCCATCATGACCGGCGGTTTTTCAGATATCGCTATTGCCGCCATTCTTGCACTCCTCCAGAAAAAAGGGGTTAAAGCAACGGAACTCAGCGGAGCATATCGCGCCATGATGACACACGCCATCCCGATCGAGCTTGACGAACATGCTGTCGATACCTGCGGAACAGGCGGAGACCACGCAGGCACCTTCAACGTCTCTACTGTTGCCGCAATCATTGCCAACGGAGCGGGCGTCAGCATAGCAAAACATGGCAACCGCTCGGTTACAAGCCGCTGCGGCAGTGCCGATGTCCTTGAAGCTCTGGGCTACACCATCGACCTGAGCCCGGAGGCAACCATGGAACTGTTCAGCAAAACCCGGTTCGCATTTCTCTTTGCTCCACTCTATCACCCATCGATGAAAGCCGTTGCCCATATCCGCAGGGAACTCGGCATCCGAACGATTTTCAACACGCTCGGCCCTCTTGCCAATCCGGCCTGCGTCAAACGTCAGGTGATAGGGGTCTATGATCCGTCGATCATGGAGCTCTATATCGAAACCCTTATGAAAACGGGCTGCCGCCACGCAATGGTCGTCCATGGAAAAACAGAAAGCGGTGCCCCACTCGACGAATCGAGCGTCTGCGGAATCACTCATATCAGCGAGCTTCACGAAGGAGTGGTCTCCTATCACAGCGTCATTCCCGAGGAGTTCGGACTCTCCCGATGGAAAACAGCCGATCTGAAAGGCGGCGACCGGGAAGATAACGCAATGATCATCCGCAGAATCCTCGACGGTTCGGCATCTCAGGCTCAAATTGATGCGTCAATCTACGCCGCTGCCATGGCCTGTTACGTCTCCGGCAAAGCGACCTGCATTGACGAAGGATTGTGTCTTTGCAAAGAAAGTCTTGAAAACGGCGACGCAGCAAAGAATTTCTCACGTATTCTTGATTTGAATCGTGAAATTGCAGACAAACACCGCACTGCGGTCAACTAA
- a CDS encoding M24 family metallopeptidase, which yields MTHLWKLDLIRRKMADLQLDSFLLSDLHVIRWLSGFSGSSARVLLSQDRAVLFTDFRYREQVAEEVDSMECSIIDGGFLNAFAESGVPGPERLGIEKDVVSVGEFERLRARFDRLAIVPVSGFFDEFRMIKDAAELGALRQAARITEQTLEKIVPMISPEVTELDIAAEISYWHRRFGAERDSFEPIVASGPRSAMPHARPQPEKIREGSLIVIDMGCVCNGYASDQTRTFALGKIPDEAAKIYSIVRDAQQLGLDSIRCGMAAKELDAIVRNAIASHGYGEAFGHSLGHGVGVEVHELPRVSSASEDYLHPTTVFTVEPGIYLPGRFGVRIEDTVVLHESGPEPLQRYTKELVQL from the coding sequence ATGACTCATCTCTGGAAACTTGATCTTATCCGCCGCAAGATGGCGGACCTTCAACTTGATTCTTTTCTTCTGTCGGATCTTCATGTCATACGCTGGCTTTCCGGCTTCAGCGGTTCAAGCGCAAGGGTGCTGCTGAGCCAGGATCGTGCGGTGCTGTTTACCGACTTTCGATACCGGGAACAGGTGGCTGAAGAGGTTGATTCCATGGAATGCAGTATCATAGACGGGGGATTTCTGAATGCTTTCGCCGAAAGCGGCGTTCCTGGACCGGAGCGCTTGGGCATTGAGAAGGATGTGGTGAGCGTCGGGGAGTTTGAGCGTCTCAGGGCGAGGTTTGACCGGTTGGCTATTGTGCCGGTGAGCGGCTTTTTCGACGAGTTCAGGATGATCAAGGATGCAGCGGAACTGGGCGCTTTACGGCAGGCTGCCAGGATCACTGAACAGACGCTTGAAAAAATTGTGCCGATGATCTCTCCCGAGGTGACCGAGCTGGATATCGCAGCTGAAATATCGTACTGGCACCGTCGTTTCGGAGCTGAAAGGGATTCATTCGAACCCATCGTTGCCAGCGGCCCCCGTTCGGCAATGCCTCACGCTCGACCGCAACCTGAAAAAATCAGAGAGGGTTCCCTTATCGTTATCGATATGGGTTGTGTCTGCAATGGCTATGCTTCCGATCAGACAAGGACATTTGCTCTCGGCAAGATTCCCGATGAAGCGGCAAAGATTTATTCCATTGTCCGCGATGCTCAGCAGCTCGGTCTTGATTCGATCAGATGCGGTATGGCGGCTAAGGAGCTCGATGCCATTGTCAGAAACGCGATCGCTTCTCATGGTTACGGTGAGGCGTTTGGTCACAGTCTCGGACACGGGGTCGGGGTTGAAGTGCATGAGTTGCCCAGGGTCTCGTCCGCATCGGAGGATTATCTTCATCCAACGACGGTGTTTACCGTTGAGCCGGGTATTTACCTTCCCGGCAGGTTCGGTGTGAGGATCGAGGATACGGTGGTTCTTCATGAATCGGGGCCCGAACCTCTTCAGCGTTATACGAAGGAACTGGTTCAACTCTGA
- a CDS encoding ATP-binding protein — translation MSWDNIIGQSLQVNILKKSLAADRLAHAYLFSGPEGIGKEAVAFELAKQLNCSQRSPDPQKGSCDICESCLQATAFLHPNIEYVFPVESVLLDQIDPSKSENKKFSEAKARYEALIEQKKRNPYFTPVMERSMAILTEQVSDLQQKAAFMPSGGGRKVFIISQAEKLNQSAANKLLKLLEEPPKHVLFILVSSRPESILPTIRSRCQILKFSRIKPAEMEAWLSAACPAADEDILRFIVSASRGNLEKALDLSRSITDQAAMTLPGLELRNRAIDWLRNLLTPRRLQEAIRETEEMAKNLSRQEIASMLASLLLFFQDINHRRIDPRWEGLNNPDLESSVIRFVQNFRKPDFYEVSVATETTIRSIMRNANPFLTLSAYAIRIKQLIAG, via the coding sequence ATGAGCTGGGACAACATCATCGGTCAATCGCTGCAGGTCAATATTCTCAAAAAATCTCTTGCTGCCGACCGACTGGCTCATGCCTATCTCTTTTCCGGTCCTGAAGGCATCGGAAAAGAAGCCGTAGCTTTCGAACTGGCCAAGCAGCTCAACTGTTCACAGCGCTCTCCTGATCCCCAAAAAGGGTCGTGCGATATCTGTGAAAGCTGTCTTCAGGCTACCGCCTTTCTCCACCCGAACATCGAATACGTCTTCCCGGTAGAGTCCGTGCTGCTCGACCAGATCGACCCGTCGAAAAGTGAAAACAAAAAATTCAGCGAAGCAAAAGCCCGCTACGAAGCGCTTATAGAACAAAAAAAGCGGAACCCCTATTTCACGCCCGTCATGGAACGATCCATGGCAATTCTTACCGAGCAGGTCAGCGATCTTCAGCAGAAAGCAGCCTTCATGCCCTCTGGAGGAGGAAGAAAAGTCTTTATCATCTCCCAGGCCGAAAAACTCAATCAGTCTGCAGCAAACAAGCTGCTCAAGCTGCTCGAAGAACCTCCAAAACACGTCCTGTTCATTCTCGTCTCATCCAGACCGGAATCCATTCTTCCGACCATACGCTCACGCTGTCAGATACTCAAATTCTCGAGGATAAAACCAGCCGAGATGGAAGCATGGCTTTCAGCAGCCTGTCCCGCTGCAGATGAGGATATCCTGCGCTTCATTGTCAGCGCTTCACGAGGCAACCTGGAAAAAGCGCTCGACCTGTCACGCAGCATAACAGATCAAGCGGCAATGACACTTCCGGGACTCGAACTGCGCAATCGAGCTATCGACTGGCTGCGCAACCTGCTGACACCCAGGCGCCTCCAGGAAGCGATCCGCGAAACCGAAGAGATGGCAAAAAATCTTTCCCGTCAGGAGATCGCATCCATGCTCGCAAGCCTCCTCCTCTTCTTTCAGGATATCAACCACCGAAGGATAGACCCCCGCTGGGAAGGGCTCAACAATCCTGATCTCGAATCATCGGTTATCCGTTTCGTCCAGAACTTCAGAAAGCCGGACTTTTACGAAGTGTCGGTCGCGACCGAAACGACCATCCGCTCCATCATGCGCAACGCCAACCCGTTTCTCACCCTCTCGGCATACGCCATTCGGATAAAACAGCTGATTGCAGGATAG
- a CDS encoding branched-chain amino acid transaminase, translating into MNKSEKIWMNGELVNWHDAKIHILSHVIHYGSSTFEGIRCYDTDKGSAILFFDEHIKRLYQSSKIYRMEIPYSEQELKDAIIATIKANGHKACYIRPLVKRGQGALGVNPALASIEVAIATWEWGSYLGEEVLENGVDVCVSSWARLAPNTLPTWAKAGGNYLNSQLIKMEALMDNYAEGIGLDVHGYVAEGSGENIFVIRDGIIYTPMSGQSILPGITRNAVIHIARELGYEVQETLIPREALYIADEVFLTGTAAEITPVRSIDKYAVGDEKRGPITELLQSKYLDIVKKGTDPYNWLTFI; encoded by the coding sequence ATGAACAAGTCCGAAAAAATCTGGATGAACGGGGAACTGGTTAACTGGCACGACGCCAAAATTCATATTCTTTCCCACGTCATTCATTATGGTTCTTCCACGTTTGAAGGGATCCGATGCTATGACACCGACAAAGGCTCTGCAATACTGTTTTTTGACGAACATATCAAGCGCCTCTATCAGTCATCCAAGATATACCGTATGGAAATTCCATACTCGGAACAGGAGCTGAAAGACGCCATTATCGCCACCATCAAAGCAAACGGTCATAAAGCATGCTATATCAGACCGCTGGTCAAACGCGGTCAGGGCGCGCTCGGCGTCAATCCGGCCCTTGCATCGATTGAAGTTGCCATTGCAACCTGGGAATGGGGCTCCTACCTCGGCGAAGAGGTCCTCGAGAACGGTGTTGATGTCTGCGTGTCATCCTGGGCAAGATTAGCGCCGAATACGCTTCCCACCTGGGCTAAAGCGGGGGGCAACTACCTCAACTCCCAGCTTATCAAGATGGAAGCCCTGATGGATAATTATGCCGAGGGAATCGGTCTCGACGTCCACGGCTACGTCGCCGAGGGTAGCGGTGAAAACATTTTTGTCATTCGTGACGGCATTATCTACACGCCGATGTCGGGTCAGTCTATCCTGCCGGGCATCACTCGCAATGCCGTTATTCATATCGCCAGAGAGCTTGGCTACGAGGTTCAGGAAACCCTGATCCCACGAGAAGCGCTCTATATTGCCGATGAGGTTTTTCTGACTGGAACGGCTGCTGAAATCACACCGGTCAGAAGTATCGACAAATACGCTGTAGGAGATGAAAAACGCGGCCCAATTACCGAGCTGCTGCAATCAAAATATCTCGACATCGTCAAAAAAGGGACCGATCCCTACAACTGGCTCACCTTCATATAA
- a CDS encoding 6-phosphofructokinase has protein sequence MKKIGILTSGGDCGGLNAVIKGAAFMALSKGIEMYIIPNGYAGLYNLIDNEKLVLLDQARLDQFSGNFAGSEAGHSRVKIKAISNPEKYNRIKEGMKKFELDGLVVSGGDDSGSVMVDLNSNGIHCIHAPKTMDLDLQTYSVGGDSTINRIAQFVQDLKTTGRTHNRILVTEVFGRYAGHTAFRSGIAAEADCILIPEIPVDWDVVYEHIVGRFTRRIRQSDVSAGTYTIVVAEGMKNADGTDIIDESAGVDAFGHQKLAGAGKYVCQEMKKRLKADPDMPIFMKETGMFVEGIYEIPEIREIHPGHLVRSGNTSAYDVNFGYEAGAAAVILLSEGKSGVTISKVKGRKIEYIESTKAIEQRFVDLDQVALYESIGVCFGRHVAAYEPILREVDGVYDRIY, from the coding sequence GTGAAAAAAATTGGCATTCTCACCAGCGGAGGAGACTGCGGCGGTCTCAACGCAGTCATCAAAGGGGCAGCATTCATGGCCCTCTCCAAAGGGATTGAAATGTATATTATCCCCAACGGCTACGCAGGACTATACAACCTTATCGACAATGAAAAACTCGTACTGCTCGACCAGGCACGTCTGGATCAGTTTTCCGGAAACTTCGCAGGTTCGGAAGCAGGCCATTCGAGGGTGAAAATCAAAGCCATCAGTAATCCCGAGAAGTACAACCGCATCAAAGAGGGCATGAAAAAGTTCGAACTCGATGGCCTCGTGGTCAGCGGAGGTGATGATTCGGGTAGTGTCATGGTGGACCTGAACAGCAACGGAATTCACTGTATCCATGCCCCAAAAACCATGGATCTCGACCTGCAGACCTACTCCGTCGGTGGAGACTCGACCATCAACCGTATCGCCCAGTTCGTTCAGGACCTGAAAACCACCGGCCGTACCCATAACAGAATTCTTGTCACCGAAGTATTCGGACGTTATGCCGGCCACACCGCCTTCCGAAGCGGTATCGCCGCCGAAGCCGACTGTATCCTCATCCCTGAAATCCCGGTCGACTGGGATGTCGTCTACGAACACATTGTCGGAAGATTCACTCGCCGCATCCGCCAGAGTGACGTCAGCGCAGGCACCTATACCATCGTCGTCGCTGAAGGCATGAAAAACGCCGACGGTACGGACATTATCGATGAATCTGCAGGTGTTGATGCCTTTGGCCATCAAAAACTTGCCGGCGCCGGTAAATATGTGTGCCAGGAGATGAAAAAGAGGTTAAAAGCCGACCCGGATATGCCAATTTTCATGAAAGAAACCGGCATGTTCGTCGAAGGCATCTACGAAATCCCCGAAATCCGTGAAATTCATCCGGGTCATCTTGTCCGTTCAGGAAACACCTCTGCCTATGACGTCAACTTCGGCTATGAAGCAGGAGCAGCAGCGGTCATACTCCTTTCCGAAGGCAAATCCGGTGTAACCATTTCCAAAGTAAAAGGACGCAAAATCGAATACATTGAATCCACCAAGGCCATCGAACAGCGTTTTGTCGACCTTGACCAGGTAGCGCTGTATGAGTCGATCGGGGTCTGTTTCGGGCGTCATGTCGCCGCTTATGAGCCTATCCTCAGAGAGGTTGACGGGGTCTATGACAGGATTTACTGA
- a CDS encoding ABC transporter permease encodes MTFFDEFKIAWVHLRERKRQSLLTALGVAVGSAMLITTIAVANGSTQNVINKIIDIAPHVIVSAEQITPLLPDNLIGYGQERLAMVEKNVTTRDKETIKNYPDVVSRIAALGTVEVAAPYVTSKMIVRNKSRFTPCIAKGVLPAEESGIANLRGKLLEPNALQELDYTPSGIILGDQLAEKLKAGYHSRLVLISQGSEEYPVIVVGRFSTGFNAKDEREAYINLSLAQRIEGIASNAVTGIGIRTSDVSRAGEVATQIESLSGYGAESWDETNKNVIDFYKRNGRITLVLVGFVFVVAGLGVSSVMTTVVLQKNKDIAIMRSMGVQQNSITRIFMVEGFIIGLFGVMLGSPLGHFICTLIASIRYEANTAGTLQSDRLNLFETPESHLLVIVFGILIAVISSVGPARRAAGFLPVKILRGQI; translated from the coding sequence ATGACCTTTTTTGACGAGTTCAAGATAGCCTGGGTTCATCTCAGGGAGCGAAAACGACAAAGTCTCCTGACTGCACTTGGTGTGGCTGTTGGCTCTGCCATGCTGATTACAACGATTGCCGTGGCAAACGGTTCGACCCAGAATGTCATTAATAAGATCATTGATATTGCCCCTCACGTTATCGTGAGCGCTGAACAGATAACGCCTCTTCTGCCTGATAATCTTATTGGTTATGGCCAGGAGCGGCTTGCCATGGTGGAAAAAAATGTGACGACCAGGGATAAGGAGACGATTAAAAACTATCCCGATGTCGTTTCCAGGATCGCGGCACTCGGGACGGTCGAGGTTGCAGCGCCTTATGTGACAAGCAAGATGATCGTTCGCAATAAATCCCGTTTTACTCCCTGCATTGCTAAAGGGGTACTCCCAGCAGAAGAGTCGGGTATAGCAAACCTTCGCGGCAAGCTTCTTGAACCAAATGCATTGCAGGAACTTGACTATACACCTTCCGGAATTATTCTCGGTGACCAGCTGGCGGAAAAGCTGAAAGCAGGCTATCATTCACGTCTTGTCCTGATCAGTCAGGGCAGCGAGGAATATCCTGTTATCGTGGTCGGCCGTTTCAGTACCGGTTTCAACGCGAAAGATGAGCGCGAGGCATACATCAATCTCTCTCTTGCCCAGCGCATCGAGGGGATCGCTTCCAATGCGGTGACGGGTATCGGGATACGGACATCCGATGTCAGCCGGGCGGGAGAGGTTGCGACGCAAATTGAATCGTTGAGTGGTTATGGTGCGGAGAGCTGGGATGAAACCAATAAAAATGTCATTGATTTTTATAAGCGAAACGGGCGCATTACCCTTGTTCTTGTCGGTTTTGTGTTTGTCGTCGCCGGTCTTGGTGTTTCATCTGTTATGACGACTGTCGTTCTTCAGAAAAACAAGGATATCGCTATTATGCGCTCAATGGGGGTCCAACAGAACAGCATTACCCGTATCTTTATGGTGGAGGGTTTTATTATCGGGCTTTTCGGGGTGATGCTGGGCAGTCCGCTGGGGCATTTTATCTGCACACTTATCGCTTCGATCCGCTACGAGGCAAACACAGCAGGGACACTGCAGAGCGACAGGCTCAACCTTTTCGAAACGCCTGAGTCGCATCTGCTGGTCATTGTTTTCGGGATTCTTATCGCCGTCATCTCCTCGGTAGGTCCGGCCCGCCGCGCAGCAGGGTTTCTTCCTGTGAAAATTCTGCGAGGCCAGATATGA
- the ispF gene encoding 2-C-methyl-D-erythritol 2,4-cyclodiphosphate synthase gives MRVGIGIDVHQFVENRKLIIGGIEIPHTMGLKGHSDADVLLHAISDALLGAAALGDIGKHFPDTSPDFKDIDSRILLRHVGKLIADEGYTIVNIDSMLLMERPKVAPYIVAMRESIAECLDIETSRVSVKATTNEKLGYIGRQEGAAAHAVCLIEEK, from the coding sequence ATGCGCGTAGGTATAGGCATTGACGTCCATCAGTTTGTCGAAAACAGAAAACTTATCATCGGCGGAATCGAAATCCCGCACACGATGGGGCTGAAAGGCCACAGCGATGCAGACGTGCTGCTGCACGCCATCAGCGATGCCCTTCTGGGCGCAGCCGCGCTGGGCGACATCGGCAAGCATTTCCCCGATACCAGCCCTGATTTCAAAGATATCGACAGCAGAATACTCCTGCGTCATGTCGGCAAACTCATCGCTGACGAAGGCTACACCATCGTCAATATCGACTCGATGCTGCTCATGGAACGACCAAAAGTCGCGCCCTACATTGTGGCTATGAGAGAAAGTATCGCCGAATGCCTGGATATCGAGACGAGCCGGGTATCAGTCAAGGCAACCACAAACGAAAAACTCGGCTACATCGGTCGCCAGGAAGGCGCCGCAGCTCACGCAGTCTGCCTGATTGAAGAAAAATAA
- a CDS encoding dihydroorotate dehydrogenase: MTQESRHTAVALGRGLELRSPVLLASGTVSYGEELSKLTDLSRIGGLVTKAISPEPRIGNRPQRIAETPCGMVNAIGLANVGLERFVAEKLPFLQNLDTAVIVNVAGKSIDDYVQVVQRIDEYDGIDGYEINLSCPNVKGECMIMGVSSTATFEIISKLRSITNRHLMVKLTPNVTSISAIALAAEEAGADSVSLINTLVGMAVDHKTRKPLLTNITGGLSGPAIKPVALAKVWEVYNAVNIPIVGMGGISNVEDAMEFLVTGARAIQIGTMNFVYPDIGQTIADKLEEYFSSPEQMTLEEYSGSLIVA, translated from the coding sequence ATGACACAGGAATCACGACACACCGCAGTCGCTCTGGGAAGAGGGCTCGAACTGCGTTCACCGGTCCTTCTCGCCTCGGGAACAGTCTCCTACGGCGAAGAACTCTCGAAACTCACCGACCTCAGCCGCATCGGAGGCCTTGTCACCAAAGCAATCTCTCCCGAACCGCGTATCGGCAACAGGCCCCAGCGAATCGCTGAAACCCCCTGCGGCATGGTCAACGCCATCGGACTGGCCAATGTTGGCCTCGAACGCTTTGTAGCAGAAAAACTCCCTTTCCTGCAAAACCTCGATACAGCAGTCATCGTCAACGTGGCCGGAAAATCCATCGACGATTACGTTCAGGTTGTGCAGCGTATTGATGAATACGACGGCATCGATGGCTACGAAATCAACCTCTCCTGCCCGAACGTCAAGGGAGAATGCATGATCATGGGCGTCAGCAGCACAGCAACCTTCGAAATCATCTCGAAGCTGCGTTCGATCACCAATCGCCACCTCATGGTCAAACTCACCCCGAACGTCACCTCTATCAGCGCCATCGCGCTGGCCGCCGAAGAAGCAGGCGCAGACTCCGTCTCCCTGATCAACACACTGGTCGGAATGGCTGTGGACCACAAAACAAGAAAACCACTCCTCACCAACATCACGGGAGGCCTGTCCGGCCCCGCCATCAAGCCCGTTGCTCTTGCCAAAGTCTGGGAAGTCTATAACGCCGTCAACATCCCTATCGTCGGCATGGGAGGCATTTCCAACGTCGAAGACGCCATGGAATTCCTCGTCACCGGCGCCAGAGCGATCCAGATCGGCACCATGAACTTCGTCTACCCCGACATTGGCCAAACCATCGCCGACAAGCTCGAAGAGTACTTCTCAAGCCCGGAACAGATGACACTGGAAGAGTATAGCGGAAGCTTGATTGTGGCGTAA